The Neoasaia chiangmaiensis sequence TCTGCGTGACGGCGACGCCCATCGGGAAACGCGTACTGCCGGACGAGAACTGAAGATATGACAGGTCTTCCGGACGGCTGGCGGGAAGATCGATGGCTGTCGGCTGCGTCGCCATCAGGCCTGATGGCGAGCCACCGAAAACAAGATCGAGATTGCTCGTGATCTCGTCCGTCCATGAACCGATGATGTCCGGCACGACCACAGCGCGGGCACCAGCGGCCTGGATCATGCCACGTAAAGTCGCGACGTAGCTCTCCCGACCGCCGAACGCGATAGGGAGCGGCAATGGCGCGGGAACGAGCCCGGCGTATTGGCAGCCGAAGAAGATACGCGCGAAGTCACCATCGCTTTCTGCGATGATGGCAACACGGTCGCCCTTTTCGAGGCCAAGCCCTATAAGGCGCCGGGCCGTGTCGATGGCCTGAATGCGGAGCTCTCGGTAGGGGAGGGCTTCAAGCAGTTGGCCACGCCCATTGTAGATATTGAAGCCCGACTCGCCTTGCGCTGCATAGTCGAGTGCGTCGCTGAACGTCGAGAAATCGCCCAGCCGGCGCTTCTGACGGGATGCCGTCGGGGTTGGAGCCGTATCAACGGTCAAGGTCTGGGTGTCGCTCAAAGTTCGCCGCACTCCATCAACAGTAGGGCTGTCTTGCGTTCGGGAATGCATTGTCATGCAGCCCGCTTCAGATAGTCGACGATAGCGTCCGCCGCGCCGGGTGCGGTCGGCCCATCATCAGGAAACTCGAACGTCTCTAATACATATTGGCGCTGTGCCTCAAGAAACTCGATATGTTTGGTGAAGGCGCGGTCGAGAGCGTGACGAAAATCACGCAGGTCCGTCAGAACTTCGCCAAGATGCCAGAACAGATAGTTCCGATCGGTTCGCCAATCGACATTATGCGCATTAAGAAACAGACAGGGACGAGGCTTGACCAGAAATTCGGCGACCTGACTGCTGACGTCGCCCAGATAAAGATCCGCCGCCATTGTGTATGTCATGTCAATGCTGCGCGGGCTGCCCGGATCAATCAGGATATTCCTGTGTTTCGCGAAGCGCTCGATCAGCGCTTCGCCTTCAACCCGATGTTTGTCGAAGAGCCTGTAGTGTGGCGCGAAGATCAGGTTGTAGCGATCCTGGTTCGCAAAATAACAAAGGATCTGCTCTCCGAGGGCTGGCCAGGACGAAAGTTTGGCTGAGAAATGGGGGTTGTAGAGGACCGTTGGGCGTTCGTCATCGAACAGGCGTGTATGTTTCCGTCCCATCCTGCGAACGATATCGAATTTCGCGTAGGCGCCGCGGTAGTATCGCCCTGGTTGGATTGCGCCCTGCGACAGAAGTCGTTCTTCGACCTTGCGGCCGGAGATCAGGACGAAATCGAAGGCTTTGACATCGCGGGCGAAACCGATTGCCCGATCCCCGGCGCCGTGGCGGGTCCAGATCAGGCGTGGTTTTCGAATGCCCATCCGCTTCAGATAAAGTGACGTGCGTTCCGGGACGACGATTGCCTGAAAGCGGGAAAAGTAATCCCTGTTGAGAAAAAGGCTACTCAGTTTGCCAATCACGTCTAGCCCGTTGCGTTCGATACGATTGCGCAGAAACGAGGGAAGTTTCAGCAGGTCATACGTGGCGCGTGTTTGAGGGTAGAGGGCTCCTAATGTCCGCGCGTAGTCGAGATGAGCCTCAGTCGTACAGGCGATATGAACGTCCACCTCGGGGTGTCGCGATGCCATCTCCATGGCGATAGGCAGGGAGTGCAGCGTCTGATGTGGCTGTGCGATATAAGGGAAAGCGACCTTCATCATGCTGCCGATTCCCGTCCGGAGACCGGCTGCGTCCGGGAGGTCAGGACCATTACGAGCTGAATGGCGATGAGGACCGTGACGGCACATAGGGTTGCTGGACCAACGCCGTTGAGTCCGTACCAGCGGATCATGACGAATAGCAGTGGCAGGAAAAACACGGTTTCAAGGACGCGTGCGAATGTGGCGGCACCTGATTTGTGTGTCGTGAACAGGATTGGCTCGAGTGGTAGCCCCCACACGGAGACGATCTCCGCGGCCAGCAGCCAGAGCATGACAGGAACGGCGTGCGTGTGGGCATTGCCTGTGATGAGCGTGATCAACGGATTGCTGGCGAAAAACGCCGCGAATAACAGCAGCGTGCCGACGAGGCCGCCGGCAAGGGCAACTTGTGCGGCCATTCGGTAGAGCTTCTTTGTCGCCTTCTCGCGCCACATTCGGGCCATTTCCGGATAGAGGGTCGTCTGGACGAGCGTGACGGGTTTAGCGATTCCGGCGGCGATCTGACTGGCGATCCGGTAATAACCGGCGTCGGCGGGGCCGAGCAGCGCGCCGACCATCAAGGTGCCGACATGGCCGAAGGTGAGGGCAAGCGTCGATGAAAAATTGGTGCTCCAGACGAAATGCCATATGCCGGGATGCTGGCGTCCGAAAGGGCCGGTGAGAATGTCGCGTATGGTATGGCGAAAGTTGCCGATGAAACCTCGAAGCAAGTCACGGCGGTGAAGCTCACGGTACGCGAAGCCGAACAGGAGGGTCCATGCAGCTGCCTCGGCGAGCATCCAGACGATGGCCAATGCCGTGACCGACGCGCCAGTAAAGAACAGGATCGATGTGCCGATCACGCGGACGACCGTGGCTGTTGTGCCTTGCATGGCAAGCAGGTCGAAACGGTCGAAAACGCGGAGCAGGCCCGTCGGGGTGGCGGTCGTCATGAAAAGGATGGAGATGCAGTAGACGGCGCCAATTCCGTGAATTTGGGGAGGCCATCCGAGCGCATTCATACCCAATAGGGCGATGGCCACGCCCAGGCCGCATCCCAGCAGACCGCTGACCGTATCCAGGAAAAGACTAAAACCGATGATACGTTGGAAACCATGACGGTTCTGCTGCGTCAAAGGACGCAGGCCATAGTGCAGGATGACCTGCCACGATTGGAAATCGACGACATCGCCCATCATGCGTGCGAAGGCATACATCATGACGATGAGGCCGAAGTCGAAGCTTCCAAGCAGATGAATGGCAAGCGAGATATGGACCAGACTCAACGGAGCGTTGATCGCTTTTCCTGTTAAAAGGACGCCGACATTTCGAAGAACCTTGGCGAGGCCATCGGAGCGTTGAGCTGTTGAAGATAACGATTGTGGAGGCATAAGGGCCTTGACTGTCCTTCGCTACGACATCGGATCAAACTCTGCGGGAGATATCTCGCATCCCGAGCAAATGTGAAACATTTAG is a genomic window containing:
- a CDS encoding lipopolysaccharide biosynthesis protein, yielding MPPQSLSSTAQRSDGLAKVLRNVGVLLTGKAINAPLSLVHISLAIHLLGSFDFGLIVMMYAFARMMGDVVDFQSWQVILHYGLRPLTQQNRHGFQRIIGFSLFLDTVSGLLGCGLGVAIALLGMNALGWPPQIHGIGAVYCISILFMTTATPTGLLRVFDRFDLLAMQGTTATVVRVIGTSILFFTGASVTALAIVWMLAEAAAWTLLFGFAYRELHRRDLLRGFIGNFRHTIRDILTGPFGRQHPGIWHFVWSTNFSSTLALTFGHVGTLMVGALLGPADAGYYRIASQIAAGIAKPVTLVQTTLYPEMARMWREKATKKLYRMAAQVALAGGLVGTLLLFAAFFASNPLITLITGNAHTHAVPVMLWLLAAEIVSVWGLPLEPILFTTHKSGAATFARVLETVFFLPLLFVMIRWYGLNGVGPATLCAVTVLIAIQLVMVLTSRTQPVSGRESAA